One stretch of Jiangella gansuensis DSM 44835 DNA includes these proteins:
- a CDS encoding diacylglycerol kinase, giving the protein MGEEIALLVNPAAGRGRGARAGRRAAGRLTDAGLTVRELAGRDVREAADLARESVQDGVRALVVVGGDGMVHLGLQAVAGTTTPLGVIPAGTGNDFARGLGIPLNDPRAAVAVVAGGRHRDVDLGRSEGQWFAGVVATGFDAKVNDRVNRMRWPRGPRRYDIATFAELGVFRPIPYHLELDGEVTDVEAMLVAVGNLPSYGGGLRMTPGAELDNGLFDVVIVAPVSRLTLVRAFRRVRRGTYTGYPFVSVRRARRVKLDAPGITAYVDGERLGPLPRTFDLVPRALRVFAPLRPR; this is encoded by the coding sequence TGGGCGAGGAGATCGCGCTCCTGGTCAACCCGGCGGCCGGTCGGGGGCGCGGCGCGCGGGCGGGCCGGCGGGCGGCCGGCCGGCTGACTGATGCCGGGCTGACGGTCCGGGAGCTGGCCGGGCGCGACGTGCGTGAGGCCGCCGACCTCGCCCGCGAGAGCGTTCAGGACGGTGTCCGGGCGCTGGTGGTGGTCGGCGGCGACGGCATGGTCCACCTGGGCCTGCAGGCGGTCGCCGGTACCACCACCCCGCTCGGCGTCATCCCGGCCGGTACCGGCAACGACTTCGCCCGCGGGCTCGGCATACCGCTGAACGACCCGCGGGCCGCCGTGGCCGTCGTCGCCGGCGGTCGGCACCGCGACGTCGACCTCGGCCGCTCCGAGGGCCAGTGGTTCGCCGGCGTGGTGGCCACCGGCTTCGACGCGAAGGTCAACGACCGCGTGAACCGGATGCGCTGGCCGCGCGGGCCGCGCCGCTACGACATCGCCACTTTCGCCGAGCTGGGCGTGTTCCGGCCCATTCCGTACCACCTGGAGCTGGACGGCGAGGTCACCGACGTCGAGGCGATGCTCGTCGCCGTCGGGAACCTGCCGTCCTACGGCGGCGGACTGCGCATGACTCCGGGGGCCGAACTCGACAACGGCCTGTTCGACGTGGTCATCGTCGCGCCGGTCAGCAGGTTGACGCTGGTACGAGCGTTCCGCCGGGTCCGGCGGGGCACCTACACCGGCTACCCGTTCGTGTCGGTGCGCCGGGCGCGGCGGGTCAAGCTCGACGCGCCCGGCATCACGGCCTACGTCGACGGCGAACGGCTCGGCCCGTTGCCGCGGACCTTCGACCTCGTCCCGCGCGCCCTGCGCGTGTTCGCGCCGCTACGGCCGCGCTAA